Within the bacterium genome, the region TCTGGCTGTAGCGACCTTTGCCAACCGTTTCCGGCAAGCCAGCGGGGGATGGCAGCAAGAGGGCATTCAAGCAGCGATGTTAGGCCTGGCGATCAGCGCCGCGCAAGCTGTCGAGTTTAACTTTACGGCGAAAGACAAGTACAGCCGCTTCCCTGCATTCTGGGGACCCTATTTCGATTACATCCCCTGCCAGTGCCACGGCAACGTAGCGATGACCGCCCTCCAGCGCATGCTGATGCACGTTGATGGCGAGAAAATCATCCTCTTCCCTTCCTGGCCTGACTTCTGGGGAGTAGACTTCAAACTCCACGCCCCCCATAACACAATCGTAGAAGGAAGTCACCGCCGAGGAGGCAAAACCACCTGGAAAGTAACCCCCGAGTGGCGAGCAAAAGACGTAGTCCTGCGCGGACCGCAGTAAGGGATAAAGCAAGAAGCAAAATGCACGATCCGAAATTTCCCCCTTTCCAAGGGGGTGTATAAGGGGGGTCTTCCGGAACCTCACCCCCTACTTCGTAGGCCCCTCTCCGTGATACGGAGAGGGGTAAGTTAGTCAAATATTCAGTTAACTTATTGCGGTTGAGGTTGCCCCGGATAACACCCCCATTTACTAATATCCCTTGACTTGCTTATCTTTATCGTGTTACTATTACTAAATACGTGCCACGGAGGTGGTTATGGAACGGTTTGGGGTTTCGATGGATGAGGAATTGCTAAAGCGGTTCGACTTGATTGTTGAAGCACGGGGATATGCTTCGAGGTCGGAGGCTATTCGTGATCTTATTCGAAAAGAGATCGTTAATGAGGACTGGGCCAAACCTGATGCTGAAGTAATGGGGGCTGTAGTTATTGTATATGAGCACCATGAACATGAACTATCAAACGTGCTGGTTGAGATGCAGCATCAGTTCCATGAAGCTATCGTCTGCAGCACACATGTACATATGGATGAGCACAATTGCCTTGAAGTTATATTAATAAAAGGAAGAAGCGCCGATATAAAGATAGTGGCTAACAAGCTCATCAGTACCCGTGGCGTCAAACATGGCGAGCTTGTCTGCACTACAACAGGGAAGACAGTCATCTAGAAAGGAATCTGGAAGAATGAGTTTTTTAAGTTTTCGGTTTCAAAATAGTGTCATTAGGCTGGTTCTATTAACACTCACTATGACTTTAGGGATGCAAGCAGGAGCATGCTATAGCGGCCTCGTCGTAATCCCAACTGCTGATGTTATCGGCAACAAACAATTTACCATCGAGCCCCAAATTGATGGAACTACTTCCAAGTTTCAAACCGATACCTATTTATTAAACACCGAATTCGGGTTAAGTGATCAATTTGAGATAGGAGTTGACTTCGATCTCAGCGAAGAGAGTGATCAAAGACTTCTGTTAAACGCCAAGTATGCCCTTGGGCCATTTGGCAAAACCCCTTGGCGCTTTGCGTTTGGTATAACTAATACAGGCGCAAATGTGGATACCAATCCATATATCGTTGCCACAAGTGAGCTTGAGCATTTTAGACTCCATTTTGGCGTAATACATATTGAATCAAATGAAAGATGGTTTGTTGGCGCTGACAAAGAGGTGGGGAACGCGCTGACGGTCATGGCTGATTACACTTCAGGTAATGATAATTACTCGTCTATTGGACTTAGCTATGAGTTCAATAGTAGTTTATGCTTATTTACGGGCGTTATGTTCCCCAACAGTGAAGGCGATACTCGCTTTACGCTGCATCTAGTTTATACCGGCTCGTTGGGTGGTTCAACGAAGGAGAAGAAATAATGCATATCCCTGATGGATATTTAAGTCCACAAACTTACTTGCCTGCCTATGCGGTGATGATCCCTATCTGGGCAGTCGCTTCACGACGCCTCGAAAAGTCTCTTCGAGCACGTCAGGTGCCTTTATTAGCTCTAAGTGCTGCTTTTACTTTCTTGATAATGATGTTCAACGTGCCCATCCCAGGCGGCACAACTGGCCATGCGGTGGGAGCAGTGTTGGTGGCAATCCTGTTAGGCCCTTGGGCATCTGTGATCGCCGTATCGCTAGCGCTCGCGTTACAAGCGCTATTGTTCGGGGATGGCGGAATAACCGCACTGGGGGCTAACTGCCTAAATATGGCTGTGATTATGCCCTTTACCGGCTGGGCGGTTTATCGGTTAATCGCAGGCTCATCGGCAATAGGCTCAGCCCGTCAAAAAATCGCAGGCGCAATAGGCGGTTATGTAGGGCTGAATATGGCGGCGCTAGCGACTGCGCTTATGTTCGGCATCCAGCCTCTTATCGCGCGAGATGCGGCAGGTCGCGCACTCTATAACCCTTTCGGACTTAAAGTTGCGGTCCCCGCAATGGCGATTGAGCATTTACTATT harbors:
- the nikR gene encoding nickel-responsive transcriptional regulator NikR gives rise to the protein MVMERFGVSMDEELLKRFDLIVEARGYASRSEAIRDLIRKEIVNEDWAKPDAEVMGAVVIVYEHHEHELSNVLVEMQHQFHEAIVCSTHVHMDEHNCLEVILIKGRSADIKIVANKLISTRGVKHGELVCTTTGKTVI
- the cbiM gene encoding cobalt transporter CbiM; the protein is MHIPDGYLSPQTYLPAYAVMIPIWAVASRRLEKSLRARQVPLLALSAAFTFLIMMFNVPIPGGTTGHAVGAVLVAILLGPWASVIAVSLALALQALLFGDGGITALGANCLNMAVIMPFTGWAVYRLIAGSSAIGSARQKIAGAIGGYVGLNMAALATALMFGIQPLIARDAAGRALYNPFGLKVAVPAMAIEHLLLFGIVEAVVTGLALAYLQRSETPAIATIPTSASLSRRLGIVLVALVLLSPLGLILPAKFGAGSAWGEWSANEVEKLTGYIPKGIQHAENGWRALLPDYGLPGQGDSLLITSLTYVLSAIVGVAFFMLASYGFRKFVVRRESK